Sequence from the Papaver somniferum cultivar HN1 unplaced genomic scaffold, ASM357369v1 unplaced-scaffold_150, whole genome shotgun sequence genome:
CTGTCAAGGTACATAGTTTGTGGGATCCTGATTATGGGAATACCGGTAAGGCAATTGTGGATTTTACGAGCGATTGGTCCGGTTTATGTGATGCAATGTCTTTTGAGAGTGTTTTTAATGGCTTTGGGCATGGGAAAAGACACTATTGTTTGGATAAATGTGGATTGGGAGGTATGTATGGATGGGTTGCCAAGGAGGATGATTATTATTCGAATTGTCTTTTAGGGAAAAACTTGAGGAATAgtgatttgaaaactattaaGGATGTTCAAGCTGAATATGTAAGGAAGAACGAACAACTTGTGACAAATTTAGTTCATTTGGTGGATGAGAAGAATGACAACTTGGAACAAGTTCAGCTCAAATTCAATGAGACCAGCTACTCTCTCAAGAACTTGGCGgctcaacatgatgagctaaataaaaaatataatgaaggTATGCAATCTGTTTAAATtagaacactttgttgttgtttgATAAAGATGCCAATCCAAGCTTTTTTTGTATTTATTCAGAGACATTAAAGATGTAACAAGATCAGAAGGAACTTCTGGAGAAGATGTCGTACGTGCGTGAAGAACTTGAGGCAAAATTGGAAGCTCAAAGGCAGGAGCTCAAGAGGCAGAGAGAAGAGTTGGAGAATGTTAAGGCACAAAACGAAAGTGACAGGGAGAAACTTGCCGAAGAGATTAGAAAGGTAATATCTCCGTACTAGTCTCCTTTCTGCTAGCATAACAAGTATTTGTTGAAAGTTGAAACCTCCACTTGGCTTGAAAGAGCTAAACTAGATATCTTTCCGAAATGTAAACTAGTTGTAACACTTAGCTAAGTTgcaccatttttatttttaagaagatACATAAAACTGTTAGATTATAACTTCCTCATTTTGTATTTTACACGTCGTGGGAGTGGTTTACCTACATGTAATGAATATAGAGACAGCGCCTTTGTATAACAAAACTGCTTGACATTTTTGTTGCTTATGTCTTCAGAATGCGGTGAAAAACAATAACCTTGAAATGGCAGAAATGGAGCAAACTAAATCGGACCAAAATGTGTTAAGGATTGCTGAAGAGCAAAAGGTATAAACTGTTTCAGACGTTTGCTCTATAAGTCGAGCATCTGTAACCTGTTTAGTTTAGATATCTAGTTGTGGAAATCATATTATTGATCATCTGTTTGTGATTGTTGTGGTCTCAGAGAGCGAAAGAGGCTCGCCTCAAAGAAAGAATTGAAGAGGAGAAGAAATTCGATGCCAAAGATAAACTGGTATTGGAGGTGGAACAGTTGACAGGGAAAATGAAAGCCTTAACGCACATGGCATCTGCTGATGAAGATTTGGAGTTGAAGAAGATAGTAGAAGAGCTGAAAGACAAGAAAGAAGAACTAGAATACCTTGAAGACCTGAACCAGACTCTACTACTCAAGGAACGGCAAAGCAATGATGAGCTGCAGGAAGCTCGAAAAGTACTAATCGAGGTGAGCTTTCTCTCTTATGTTCTCCTCTCTTTATAACCTCTAGTCACTTGGCACAATTTCCATCCCTCTAGCTACGTTTGCTGACAAGCAATTTTTTTACCATGCATAAAAGGTGGATCAGGGTAATATAGCAAGGGTTAGATAAAACTGCAACCACATTTCCTTGCTGCTGAATGTAATTTATATTTTAGCTTGGAATGGCATTCTATTTATTGCTTCCTAACAGTGAATTATTCTTTGATTCTAGGAACTGTACGAAATTGGTAATGGTGGTGCTATTGGAGTTAAGAGAATGGGGGAACTTGATCCTAAACCTTTCCAGGATGCATTCATGAGAAAGTATAGTAGCGAAGAAGCAGACCTGAAGGCTTCTAAACTTTGCACTGTATGGCAAAAAATCATTGGAGACTCAAATTGGTTTCCCTATGTAACTGTCAAGGCTGGGGAAGATTCGCGTAAGGTATACCCTCTCTCGCTCTCTCTCAAACTTTTTCCACAACATGTTGCTCATTGCACTTTTCAACCAGCTTTAATATTCTCATAAGCTGCTTATAAATTCATATTCAGTGCATTGATATTCGAGAAGAAATCCATAGTTTGCTTATTTCTTAGTTCGCTTTTACTTAATCACCAAAAATGAACTGTTGTAGACAATAGTAAACGATAAGGATGAAAAGTTGATTTGTCTGAAGAAAACCATGGGTGCCAAGGCAGTCAAAGCTGTAGCAACTGCACTAATGGAGTTGGACGAACACAATCCGAGTGGAAGGTACATAACCCCCGTGATCTGGAATTTCGTAGAGGGAAGAAAAGCTACATTGAAGGAGGGAATCATCCAAACATTAAGCGAATACAAGCCAAAGAAGTAAAAGTTATAAAAAGACAGGCATTGCTTTGCATATGCACATCAGTCGTAACTTTTCTTTTTGtgcttttatcttctttttttattattttcattaccaAGGTTGAACATCTCAGTTATGGTGATTACTTGAGTTCTGTATATTAGTAAGTCCTTGTTTTGTGTTCTGAACTGTTCTTAAACATGATTGTTGTGGTTTCTTTTATATGCAGATTATTTGTAGACTGTGGTAACGCCGTATCTAATTTGGATCTGTAACTTAGTAACCAGTACCACCACTGTCACTTTTCTTTGTTATCTCCTGTGATCCCTTTTGGTGGACAATATGTCCCAAAAAATGTGCTGCCTGATGACTCATTTGTCCCGACTCCTGTGGCTGACCGGAAAAAAAAGTTTAATTTCAACTCTCTGCAGTTAAGTTTGGCTAGCTAGACCTTTAATACATCTTGTTATCCGTTCTAAGAAAATGTATGATTTCAACAAGAAGTTAAAATTTTGAGCCTACAAAATAGAACCCAGATTATTGAATCACTCCAATTTTCCGAAGTATTTTTAGATTCCAAAGCAAAGAGTGGTTGAAATCAAGAACAATCGAAAATCGTGTAAATGTTGTATCGGCTTATTGTTttttaattggagatttttttctttctaaaacgGGCTGTTAACGGTAAGTTGGAAACTTTGTCAAGAAGAGTTTATGAATGCACACTGTTGAAAATTGGATTAACTTCGATGCTTAGTTTTAAAATATATGGTGACATACCATAAAACGAAGTAGGGGGGACAAAAGGGGCAAGGGTTAAAATGGATAGTCTCAGAACAGCTGGCGGGAGATGTTTCGCGGAATTTTCTACTGTTCAAcgaattcttcttcaaacccttcaCTCCCCAACAAGGAAACTTGAAAGACACTGCCAGAGGAGATGTTTCTCCATTAATTGCAGCATTTGGGTTCCAAGAAAAACCCTTGGGTTTCACATTTTCACCTATAAAGCTTCCATCTTGAAACCATTTTGAGACACATAACCGACATTGAGAGAGGTTCAATCTTTGGAGCTAAGTAGAGAAATTGTgagtttttcttaaaaaaaataatcagaaaTTAGGTATTGATCTGATGTCTGAAGAAATGGGTTCATCATCTCAAAAGaggaaaatagatgaaatttattcatCAGAGGAAGAAGGTTCAGATATAAGTGAATCTGAGATGGAAGATTAcgaagaaaaagtatatcaaaggctTAAAAACGGTGAGTTTACTGTTAAATTACCCGATCTTAAATTTAGATGTCCTTTCTGCTTAGGTAAAAAGAAACAAACTTATGAGTATAACCATCTAGTTCCACATGCTAAGGGTGCTGGTAAGAAAAGTTCTTCACTGAAGAAATTTAGAGAAAAAGCAAAACATTTGGCTCTAGCTAGGTATTTAGAGAAGGATTGTGCACCAGTTAGGGAGGATCCTATGGAGGAGGATGTAGAAGAGGGGAAAAGTGTGGATGTTGTTGGTTCGTCTACTGTGGTGGTGGAGGAAGAGAAATTTGTGTATCCATGGAAAGGTGTTGTTGTGAATACTAAGAG
This genomic interval carries:
- the LOC113336029 gene encoding protein INVOLVED IN DE NOVO 2-like, producing MSEEMGSSEKRKLDEIYSSAEEDSYISESEMEEYEEKIYQKLKNGKKKQEYECKHLVQHAKGAGKKGSSLKKLREKSKHLALAMYLENDCAPAGEVSMEEGQILDAGSSTAVGAKKFVYPWKCVLVNLEREFKDGRYVAPSATRIKEQLKKDGFNPVKVHSLWDPDYGNTGKAIVDFTSDWSGLCDAMSFESVFNGFGHGKRHYCLDKCGLGGMYGWVAKEDDYYSNCLLGKNLRNSDLKTIKDVQAEYVRKNEQLVTNLVHLVDEKNDNLEQVQLKFNETSYSLKNLAAQHDELNKKYNEDQKELLEKMSYVREELEAKLEAQRQELKRQREELENVKAQNESDREKLAEEIRKNAVKNNNLEMAEMEQTKSDQNVLRIAEEQKRAKEARLKERIEEEKKFDAKDKLVLEVEQLTGKMKALTHMASADEDLELKKIVEELKDKKEELEYLEDLNQTLLLKERQSNDELQEARKVLIEELYEIGNGGAIGVKRMGELDPKPFQDAFMRKYSSEEADLKASKLCTVWQKIIGDSNWFPYVTVKAGEDSRKTIVNDKDEKLICLKKTMGAKAVKAVATALMELDEHNPSGRLFVDCGNAVSNLDL